Proteins encoded by one window of Rutidosis leptorrhynchoides isolate AG116_Rl617_1_P2 chromosome 7, CSIRO_AGI_Rlap_v1, whole genome shotgun sequence:
- the LOC139857383 gene encoding uncharacterized protein: protein MADEHASTSNVVAESCESIVDIHIKTLDPQLYDFHVDKNMLVSAFKEKIAGDVGLPVGQQRLIFRGKVLKDEHRLSDYHIESGHTLHLVARQLPESQSSSASSTGTTTTNGHDANTNADAAGARPRVSRVSHSVVLGPFGSSGDHIDGGNPDINRVIGAVLNSFGIGGPNSMGGNGGPMPNMQFNIPVSPGQVNETGVNVNSQGQSQGQSGNNSQSGPQGMQAPLGTVIAIPTLATPISDSLHTLSEFMNHMEQALSPSGYQPNQPPNSAQGSPPVELPLGARGVPLPSTLAIVMRHAQRLLSGPAINSLSHAAGRLEEEESCTDPTIRAQIQSETMQSGLAMQHLGALLLELGRTMLTLRIGQSHAESSVYAGPAVYISPSGPNPIMVQPFPLQTNSLFGGQPTPFSSATVGSVGVGPVPRNINVHIHAGTGPRGTNVVSNQGERANGTVNVPLAPTEVNLQTRAVDDSSSTENQASTGQPEEGLSTTEAHTDTRDSGNATPCSVVMKSADDVEGATSSTPAVDDSANMSSTPAVDDDSANASSAPAVDDSANASSAPAVDDSANASSVPLGLGLGGLQPKKRTRQAKSESTSTSVPPVNTPPTSNPTDAQVDPATFMNQVIASPALDGLLSGVSTQTGIGSPDVLRNMLGQLTQNPAMMNTVNQIAQQMDGNQDLSNMFSGMGGPHPGGGGGFDLASMVQQMMPMVAQAFGGGGSGSNMFQQPPSIERELQATSINDDTSSDPQMNLEDLVEKIEHQESREEVFSSVVEAAAARLNNNGGDADGLSEIVFEEDLTHEFMEMLKRDVSRRVEEEGD from the exons ATGGCTGATGAACATGCGAGCACAAGCAATGTTGTTGCTGAAAGTTGTGAATCAATAGTGGATATTCATATCAAGACACTCGATCCGCAGTTGTACGACTTTCATGTTGACAAAAAT ATGCTAGTTTCTGCATTTAAGGAAAAGATAGCAGGTGATGTTGGCCTACCAGTTGGACAGCAACGACTGATATTTAGGGGCAAGGTTTTAAAAGATGAGCATCGTCTTTCAGATTATC ACATTGAAAGTGGGCACACGTTGCATCTTGTGGCTAGACAGCTGCCTGAATCACAGTCGTCATCTGCTTCTTCAACTGGGACGACAACCACCAACG GACATGATGCTAATACTAATGCTGATGCTGCGGGTGCACGTCCTCGTGTGTCCCGTGTTTCACATAGCGTTGTACTTGGGCCCTTTGGCAGTAGTGGGGACCATATTGATGGTGGCAATCCTGATATAAATCGG GTTATTGGGGCTGTTCTAAATTCTTTCGGGATTGGGGGCCCGAACTCCATGGGAGGTAACGGCGGGCCTATGCCAAACATGCAG ttcAACATTCCTGTGTCACCTGGCCAAGTAAATGAAACCGGAGTTAATGTCAACAGTCaaggtcaaagtcaaggtcaatcgGGAAACAATAGTCAGTCGGGCCCACAAGGGATGCAAGCTCCTTTAGGAACAGTAATAGCTATACCAACACTTGCTACG CCAATTTCGGATTCATTGCACACACTATCTGAGTTTATGAATCACATGGAGCAAGCATTGTCACCAAGCG GTTATCAACCAAATCAACCTCCAAATAGTGCACAAGGGTCACCCCCTGTAGAATTGCCTTTGGGTGCTCGTGGTGTTCCGTTACCTTCAACTCTTGCAATTGTTATGCGGCATGCACAACGGCTTCTCAGTGGGCCCGCTATCAATTCACTATCG CATGCTGCAGGGCGCTTAGAAGAAGAGGAGAGTTGCACGGACCCCACAATAAGAGCCCAAATCCAATCAGAAACCATGCAATCTGGGCTTGCTATGCAACATTTAGGCGCTCTTCTCCTTGAGCTTGGTCGTACAATGTTGACTTTGCGTATTGGACAGTCTCAT GCTGAATCTTCCGTATACGCTGGACCCGCTGTTTATATTTCTCCATCAGGGCCTAATCCTATAATGGTCCAG CCTTTTCCTTTACAAACTAATTCATTGTTTGGCGGTCAACCTACTCCCTTTAGTTCAGCCACTGTTGGTTCCGTTGGCGTGGGTCCCGTTCCAAGAAACATTAATGTTCATATCCATGCGG GAACTGGCCCAAGGGGAACTAATGTTGTATCAAACCAAGGAGAACGTGCAAACGGGACAGTTAATGTTCCTTTAG CTCCAACTGAAGTTAATTTGCAAACTCGAGCGGTTGATGATAGCTCGAGTACCGAAAACCAGGCTTCTACAG GCCAACCAGAAGAAGGTTTGTCGACAACTGAGGCCCATACG GATACAAGGGATTCGGGAAACGCCACTCCTTGTAGTGTTGTAATGAAGTCTGCAGATGACGTGGAAGGTGCCACATCATCAACTCCTGCAGTTGATGACTCAGCAAATATGTCATCAACTCCTGCAGTTGATGATGACTCAGCAAATGCTTCATCTGCTCCAGCAGTTGATGACTCAGCAAATGCTTCATCTGCTCCAGCAGTTGATGACTCAGCAAATGCGTCATCTGTTCCTCTTGGACTTGGTTTAGGAGGGTTACAACCCAAG AAGCGAACTCGGCAAGCAAAATCAGAATCCACTAGTACTAGCGTGCCACCTGTCAACACGCCTCCTACTTCTAATCCCACTGATGCCCAAGTGGACCCCGCCACATTCATGAACCAAGTTATTGCTAGTCCTGCTTTAGATGGCTTGTTATCTGGAGTTTCAACCCAAACGGGAATCGGGTCGCCCGATGTGTTGAGGAATATGTTGGGTCAACTAACTCAGAACCCTGCAATGATGAACACGGTTAATCAAATTGCTCAACAAATGGATGGTAATCAGGATTTAAGTAACATGTTCTCCGGAATGGGTGGGCCCCAtcctggtggtggtggtggttttgaTCTGGCAAGTATGGTTCAACAAATGATGCCAATGGTTGCACAAGCTTTCGGTGGTGGGGGCTCGGGGTCAAATATGTTTCAGCAACCGCCTTCAATCGAGCGTGAACTTCAAGCTACGAGTATTAATGATGATACTTCAAGTGATCCTCAG ATGAATCTTGAAGATTTGGTTGAGAAGATTGAACACCAAGAATCACGAGAAGAAGTGTTTTCGTCTGTAGTTGAAGCTGCTGCTGCTCGCTTGAACAACAATGGTGGCGATGCAGATGGGCTTTCTGAAATAGTTTTCGAAGAGGATCTTACTCAT GAATTTATGGAAATGTTGAAGCGGGATGTTTCACGACGGGTAGAAGAAGAAGGTGATTGA